One window of Microbacterium sp. Root61 genomic DNA carries:
- a CDS encoding WXG100 family type VII secretion target yields the protein MAVWGLDVEQVRQLSQQLNTKASDIQSILSTLTSLLSSTQWTGPDSEQFRNDWSGQHTAALKNVIAALQDASQKASSNASAQESTSSSL from the coding sequence ATGGCCGTATGGGGTCTTGACGTCGAACAGGTTCGTCAGCTTTCGCAGCAGCTCAACACCAAGGCGAGCGACATCCAGTCGATCCTCAGCACGCTCACCAGCCTGCTCAGCTCGACGCAGTGGACCGGTCCCGACTCCGAGCAGTTCCGCAACGACTGGTCGGGCCAGCACACCGCTGCGCTGAAGAACGTCATCGCTGCGCTGCAGGACGCTTCGCAGAAGGCGTCCTCGAACGCCAGCGCGCAGGAGAGCACTTCTTCTTCGCTGTAG
- a CDS encoding FtsK/SpoIIIE domain-containing protein: MKLKFTLQRPTGPVDLEVTADGTSTVGDIARTLAVADPTGDASDPGRVTIVAHESGGARTLDPERAVGESGIRSGTTLQLAPAPQAVGDDAPAAVLRILSGPAAGTELPLRSGSNVIGRDPGADLVIDDALVSKRHARINVDAGIEIIDLNSANGLMMGGEQVVRTALGPADVVLLGSTEVCVVPLSRPGTVHSAGSTVDVVRSPRVVPRYEDKTFSAPKAPKPPARNRLPIIALVAPVLMGAILFAVTQNILTVVFIALSPLIMIGAWIDNRLTAKAEHKKAVEQFDASMEHFTDRMVTEQDTERDVRAREVPALVEALSALSSWGDLTWTHRPEHTWFLTARLGTGRLPSRAVIELSGTEETLPEFADRLFEMRDRFADIDDVPVVADFREAGSIGIAGARGQADAAARALLMQLVATHSPAELVVTAFTSPATRPAWSWLEWLPHASSPHSPLEGSHLAANPGTGGALLSRLEGLVEERTSDQGGTIYGPIETGKGPQIAPARVPVVVVLVEDDASVDRARLTRLAERGPDVGVHLVWVAPHQGAIPAACRTFLTVETVADDTAAGIVRRGLSSTPVRVELLDEGSATAWARVLSPTVDAGAPVEDESDLPRSLSYIDLSGTDLGADSAVIVDRWRENDSITPRDGRVPQRRSKEANLRALVGYAGAGAFHLDLRTHGPHALVGGTTGAGKSEFLQSWVLGMASAHSPDRVTFLYVDYKGGSAFADCVDLPHTVGLVTDLSPHLVRRALTSLRAELRYREHLLNRKKAKDLISLERTGDPETPPSLIIVVDEFAALVNEVPEFVDGVVDVAQRGRSLGLHLILATQRPAGVIKDNLRANTNLRVALRMADAEDSSDILGTPAAAHFDPSIPGRGAAKMGPGRIVPFQTGYVGGWSSGEKPRPQIDIHELDFGARAKWDLPEQGIVEVADPGPTDIARIVRTVRAAASGLAIPAPRRPWLDELAVTYDLARLPSPRTDERLLLGVLDDPTTQSQPTAFYEPDRDGNVALFGTGGSGKSTALRSIAVSAAITPRGGPVQVYGLDFGAGSLRMLEVLPHVGAIIAGDDDERVTRLLRMLRDIVDERSARYGELRAGTITEYRRLASRPDEPRLLVLIDGLGAFRESYEFAAGSSGWFTLFSQLAVDGRQVGVHFVMSGDRPNALPNSIASTVQKRFVLRMATEEDYMLLGVAKDVLDAASPAGRGLLEGDEIQFAVLGGSANMAVQSRELERLGDAMRRNGIAQAPGVGRLPESIPLSDVPVRTAGGDPAIGLADIDLGPAGFDPKGAFLLSGPPGSGRTTALATIGQALRRATPSQVIVHLSPRRTALTLASGSQYVAHDAAAVAALAETLTAAIASGELERPAILIEHVTEFTGTEAEASLDRLIRAAARADGFVVGEAESSTWGQAWMLAQPFKAARRGLVLAPSDVDGDALYGTSLGRLKRTDFPPGRGFIIHQGRATRLQVATPGSSA; this comes from the coding sequence GTGAAGCTGAAGTTCACCCTCCAGCGCCCCACCGGGCCGGTGGATCTGGAGGTCACAGCCGACGGCACCTCGACGGTCGGCGACATCGCGCGCACCCTCGCGGTCGCCGATCCGACCGGGGACGCGAGCGACCCCGGTCGCGTCACCATCGTCGCGCACGAGTCCGGTGGTGCCCGCACGCTCGACCCCGAGCGCGCGGTCGGCGAGTCCGGCATCCGCTCCGGCACGACCCTGCAGCTCGCCCCCGCACCACAGGCCGTCGGCGACGACGCCCCGGCCGCGGTGCTGCGCATCCTGAGCGGCCCGGCGGCGGGCACCGAGCTGCCGTTGCGCTCGGGCTCCAACGTCATCGGCCGCGACCCCGGCGCCGACCTCGTCATCGACGACGCCCTCGTCTCCAAGCGTCATGCCCGCATCAACGTCGATGCCGGCATCGAGATCATCGACCTCAACTCCGCCAACGGTCTGATGATGGGCGGCGAGCAGGTCGTGCGCACCGCGCTCGGCCCCGCCGATGTCGTCCTGCTCGGCAGCACCGAGGTGTGCGTCGTGCCGCTCAGCCGCCCGGGCACAGTGCACTCCGCCGGCTCGACGGTCGACGTCGTCCGGTCGCCGCGCGTCGTCCCGCGCTACGAGGACAAGACGTTCTCCGCGCCAAAGGCGCCGAAGCCGCCGGCTCGCAACCGTCTGCCGATCATCGCGCTGGTCGCGCCCGTGCTCATGGGTGCGATCCTGTTCGCCGTCACGCAGAACATCCTCACCGTCGTGTTCATCGCGCTCAGCCCCCTCATCATGATCGGCGCGTGGATCGACAACCGGCTCACCGCCAAGGCCGAGCACAAGAAGGCCGTCGAGCAGTTCGATGCCTCGATGGAGCACTTCACCGACCGCATGGTGACCGAGCAGGACACCGAGCGCGACGTCCGCGCCCGCGAGGTGCCCGCGCTCGTGGAGGCGCTCTCCGCACTGTCGTCGTGGGGCGACCTCACCTGGACGCACCGTCCGGAGCACACCTGGTTCCTCACCGCTCGACTCGGCACCGGGCGTCTGCCTTCGCGCGCCGTCATCGAACTGAGCGGCACCGAGGAGACGCTGCCCGAATTCGCCGATCGGCTGTTCGAGATGCGCGACCGCTTCGCCGACATCGACGACGTCCCCGTGGTCGCCGACTTCCGCGAGGCCGGCAGCATCGGCATCGCCGGTGCCCGCGGACAGGCGGATGCTGCGGCCCGCGCGCTGCTGATGCAGCTGGTCGCGACCCATTCTCCGGCCGAGCTCGTCGTGACCGCGTTCACCTCGCCCGCCACCCGCCCGGCGTGGTCGTGGCTGGAGTGGCTTCCCCACGCCAGTTCGCCGCACAGCCCCCTGGAGGGCTCGCACCTCGCTGCCAACCCGGGCACGGGCGGCGCGCTGCTGTCCCGCCTGGAGGGGCTCGTCGAAGAGCGCACCAGCGACCAGGGCGGAACGATCTACGGTCCGATCGAGACCGGCAAGGGTCCGCAGATCGCGCCCGCGCGCGTGCCGGTGGTCGTCGTCCTCGTCGAGGACGATGCATCCGTCGATCGTGCGCGTCTCACGCGTCTGGCCGAGCGCGGTCCCGACGTGGGCGTGCACCTGGTCTGGGTCGCCCCGCACCAGGGTGCGATCCCGGCGGCGTGCCGCACGTTCCTCACGGTCGAGACCGTCGCTGACGACACCGCCGCCGGCATCGTGCGGCGCGGCCTGTCCTCCACGCCGGTGCGCGTCGAACTGCTCGATGAGGGCTCGGCCACCGCGTGGGCCCGCGTGCTCTCGCCCACCGTCGACGCAGGAGCCCCGGTCGAGGACGAATCCGACCTGCCCCGGTCGCTCTCCTACATCGACCTGTCCGGCACCGACCTCGGCGCCGACTCGGCCGTCATCGTCGACCGCTGGCGCGAGAACGACTCGATCACGCCCCGCGACGGCCGCGTGCCGCAGCGTCGGTCGAAGGAGGCGAACCTGCGCGCCCTCGTCGGCTACGCCGGCGCCGGCGCGTTCCACCTCGACCTGCGCACGCACGGCCCGCACGCCCTCGTGGGCGGCACCACGGGTGCCGGCAAGTCCGAGTTCCTGCAGTCCTGGGTGCTCGGCATGGCCTCGGCGCACAGCCCCGACCGGGTCACGTTCCTCTACGTCGACTACAAGGGCGGCTCGGCCTTCGCCGACTGCGTCGACCTGCCGCACACCGTCGGGCTCGTGACCGACCTGTCGCCGCACCTCGTGCGCCGCGCGCTCACGTCGCTGCGCGCCGAACTGCGGTATCGCGAGCACCTGCTGAACCGCAAGAAGGCCAAGGACCTCATCTCGCTGGAGCGCACAGGCGATCCCGAGACGCCGCCCAGCCTGATCATCGTGGTCGACGAGTTCGCCGCATTGGTCAACGAAGTGCCCGAGTTCGTCGACGGCGTCGTGGACGTCGCGCAGCGCGGTCGTTCACTCGGCCTGCACCTGATCCTCGCGACACAGCGCCCCGCCGGCGTCATCAAGGACAACCTCCGCGCCAACACCAACCTGCGCGTCGCGCTGCGCATGGCCGACGCCGAGGACTCCAGCGACATCCTCGGCACGCCGGCTGCGGCGCACTTTGACCCCAGCATCCCCGGTCGCGGTGCCGCGAAGATGGGCCCGGGGCGGATCGTCCCGTTCCAGACCGGCTACGTCGGCGGCTGGTCGAGCGGCGAGAAGCCCCGCCCGCAGATCGACATCCACGAGCTCGACTTCGGCGCCCGCGCCAAGTGGGACCTCCCCGAGCAGGGCATCGTCGAGGTGGCCGATCCCGGCCCGACCGACATCGCCCGCATCGTGCGGACCGTCCGAGCCGCGGCATCCGGCCTGGCCATCCCCGCCCCGCGGCGACCCTGGCTGGACGAACTGGCCGTGACGTACGACCTGGCGCGGCTCCCCAGCCCCCGCACCGACGAGCGTCTGCTGCTCGGCGTGCTGGATGACCCGACCACCCAGTCGCAGCCCACCGCGTTCTACGAGCCCGACCGTGACGGCAACGTCGCGCTGTTCGGCACCGGCGGATCCGGCAAGAGCACGGCGCTGCGCTCGATCGCGGTCTCCGCCGCCATCACCCCGCGCGGTGGACCCGTGCAGGTGTACGGCCTGGACTTCGGCGCCGGCAGCCTGCGCATGCTCGAGGTACTGCCGCACGTCGGCGCGATCATCGCCGGTGACGACGACGAGCGCGTCACGCGACTGCTCCGGATGCTGCGCGACATCGTCGACGAGCGTTCGGCCCGCTACGGAGAGCTGCGCGCCGGCACGATCACCGAGTACCGTCGGCTGGCCTCGCGCCCGGACGAACCGCGCCTCCTCGTGCTGATCGACGGCCTCGGCGCCTTCCGCGAGTCGTACGAGTTCGCGGCGGGCAGCTCCGGCTGGTTCACGCTGTTCTCGCAGCTCGCGGTGGACGGCCGCCAGGTCGGCGTGCACTTCGTGATGTCGGGCGACCGGCCCAACGCCCTGCCCAACTCGATCGCCTCGACCGTGCAGAAGCGTTTCGTGCTGCGCATGGCGACCGAGGAGGACTACATGCTCCTCGGCGTCGCCAAGGATGTCCTGGATGCCGCATCCCCGGCCGGCCGCGGCCTGCTGGAGGGCGACGAGATCCAGTTCGCCGTGCTCGGCGGCAGCGCCAACATGGCGGTCCAGTCGCGCGAGCTCGAGCGCCTCGGCGACGCGATGCGCCGCAACGGCATCGCCCAGGCGCCCGGGGTCGGACGCCTGCCCGAGTCCATCCCCCTCAGTGACGTGCCGGTGCGCACCGCCGGGGGAGATCCCGCCATCGGTCTGGCCGACATCGACCTCGGCCCCGCCGGGTTCGACCCGAAGGGCGCGTTCCTGCTGTCGGGCCCCCCGGGCAGCGGCCGCACCACGGCGCTCGCGACGATCGGCCAGGCCCTGCGCCGGGCCACGCCGTCGCAGGTCATCGTGCACCTGTCCCCGCGGCGTACCGCGCTCACCCTCGCGTCCGGGTCGCAGTACGTGGCGCACGACGCTGCGGCCGTTGCAGCACTCGCCGAGACACTCACGGCGGCGATCGCGAGCGGCGAGCTCGAGCGGCCGGCGATCCTGATCGAGCACGTCACCGAGTTCACCGGAACCGAGGCCGAGGCATCGCTCGACCGCCTCATCCGTGCCGCCGCGCGGGCCGACGGCTTCGTCGTCGGCGAGGCGGAGTCCTCCACCTGGGGACAGGCGTGGATGCTCGCGCAGCCGTTCAAGGCGGCCCGTCGCGGGCTCGTCCTGGCTCCGAGCGACGTCGACGGAGACGCTCTGTACGGCACGTCGCTGGGCCGTCTGAAGCGAACCGATTTCCCCCCTGGTCGGGGATTCATCATCCACCAGGGTCGCGCTACGCGTCTCCAGGTGGCAACCCCGGGGTCCTCCGCATGA
- a CDS encoding serine/threonine-protein kinase, with product MSAKRAPMSPPDLPGFTYVDVLGSGGFADVYLYEQHLPRRRVAVKVLLTERISTGSVSEFTAEANVMAMLSTHPAIVTIYQAAVARDGRPYLVMEYCPRPNLQVRYRREPFSIAESLRVGIQVAAAVETAHRAGVLHRDIKPANILVTEYNRPALTDFGIASTTAAASESAGLSIPWSPPESFADVPHSDPRSDVYALGATVYTLLAGRSPFEIPDQRNTAADLIQRIETMPLPPLGRADAPASLMRTLERAMAKPSADRFETALAFARALQKVQIELSHSVTPIDILDDSAHEEAEPDEDDGLTRVRGVVSINPETSPAAGLTRPSAITVPVAPRFDPIAPGTPPATPAASVAFDTVRRDAPPAASVADTVRPGASFGAPGASIDETIVRSGAPVAPTAQFETPALPAPTGKKSRRALWWSVSAAAVVIVGVIVGVSLPSILGGGAEPKPTATEEDSEPQDPIGIGVAAPEDLVGTVVPDGVAFTWTNPAPAEGDTYLWSLAQVGVAPDFTSTPETGVTVPADPTGKTCIEVMVRRANGTASEPTTECTP from the coding sequence ATGAGTGCCAAGCGGGCGCCGATGTCGCCGCCCGACCTTCCCGGGTTCACGTATGTCGACGTGCTCGGATCCGGCGGCTTCGCCGATGTCTACCTCTACGAACAGCACCTGCCACGCCGCCGGGTCGCGGTCAAGGTGCTGCTGACCGAGCGCATCTCGACCGGCTCGGTGTCGGAGTTCACCGCCGAGGCCAACGTCATGGCGATGCTCTCGACGCATCCCGCGATCGTCACGATCTATCAGGCCGCCGTCGCGCGGGACGGACGCCCGTACCTCGTGATGGAGTACTGCCCGCGCCCCAACCTGCAGGTGCGCTACCGGCGCGAGCCCTTCTCGATCGCCGAGTCGCTGCGGGTCGGCATCCAGGTCGCGGCAGCCGTCGAGACCGCGCACCGCGCCGGAGTGCTGCACCGCGACATCAAGCCGGCGAACATCCTTGTCACGGAGTACAACCGCCCGGCCCTGACCGACTTCGGCATCGCATCGACGACCGCCGCGGCGTCGGAGTCCGCCGGTCTGTCGATCCCGTGGTCGCCGCCCGAGTCGTTCGCCGACGTCCCGCACAGCGATCCCCGCTCGGACGTCTACGCGCTCGGCGCCACCGTCTACACGCTTCTCGCCGGCCGCTCGCCGTTCGAGATCCCCGATCAGCGCAACACGGCGGCCGATCTCATTCAGCGCATCGAGACGATGCCGCTGCCCCCGCTGGGCCGAGCGGATGCCCCGGCTTCGCTGATGCGCACCCTCGAGCGGGCGATGGCCAAGCCCTCGGCCGACCGGTTCGAGACCGCCCTCGCGTTCGCGCGTGCGCTGCAGAAGGTGCAGATCGAGCTCTCGCACTCGGTCACCCCCATCGACATCCTCGACGACAGTGCCCACGAGGAGGCCGAGCCCGACGAGGACGACGGTCTCACCCGGGTGCGCGGCGTCGTCAGCATCAACCCGGAGACGTCCCCGGCGGCGGGCCTCACTCGTCCGTCCGCCATCACCGTTCCGGTCGCTCCGCGGTTCGACCCGATCGCGCCCGGCACTCCGCCCGCGACCCCCGCGGCATCCGTCGCCTTCGACACCGTCCGTCGAGATGCGCCGCCCGCGGCGTCGGTCGCCGACACCGTGCGGCCCGGCGCGTCCTTCGGAGCACCCGGTGCGTCGATCGACGAGACGATCGTGCGGTCCGGTGCGCCGGTGGCGCCGACCGCCCAGTTCGAGACACCCGCACTCCCGGCACCGACCGGCAAGAAGTCGCGGCGCGCCCTGTGGTGGTCAGTGTCGGCGGCAGCGGTGGTCATCGTCGGTGTGATCGTCGGCGTCTCGCTGCCTTCGATCCTGGGTGGCGGCGCCGAGCCGAAGCCCACGGCGACCGAGGAGGACTCCGAGCCGCAGGATCCGATCGGCATCGGCGTCGCGGCGCCGGAGGATCTCGTGGGCACGGTCGTTCCCGACGGTGTGGCCTTCACGTGGACGAACCCCGCCCCGGCAGAGGGCGACACGTACCTGTGGAGCCTCGCGCAGGTAGGCGTCGCGCCCGACTTCACGAGCACACCCGAGACGGGCGTCACCGTGCCAGCCGATCCGACCGGCAAGACCTGCATCGAGGTGATGGTGCGCCGCGCCAACGGCACGGCCTCGGAGCCGACGACGGAGTGCACGCCGTGA
- a CDS encoding FHA domain-containing protein → MSTVRYAAGDWHLVVTDQGVIVVGGDLPASLLTRIWEQVSAGRGLAAVLEALTGAFGTSLTAIPSFAVALAESGSVRLAVRGPLTVTVDTGTGVESATGAGVTTWTERVILDAVRVAITPTESSPAPAEFPIRDGVVLAAAVEWLLATDASAAVAGRVPVADVVSDAASAGPVIVTVVEPEPEPVSEPILQPAAEPEPEPAPEPTPAPEPAVEPEAAPAARGPWSNLAAVAPVTAVPTSAPVEAPVESAGGLIDSIPPMLSDDTLLPPEATTVPERAVEPVAEPGGTTTGYDHLWGETVARSVEDAAVRDADDDAAPAAPAEEPAAGDHDGATISLAQARAMRAADSDSTPPLDSAPPPLAPPRAPAPGRIVLSTGQEFVLDRTVVIGRRPRSTRVTGTDLPHLVAVDSPQQDISRSHLELRVEGDSILATDLHTTNGTILHRAGAEPVRIHPGEQIVVVDGDLLDLGDGITVTLHLPGHGSPA, encoded by the coding sequence ATGAGCACTGTCCGATACGCCGCCGGCGACTGGCACCTGGTCGTCACAGACCAGGGCGTGATCGTGGTCGGGGGCGACCTGCCCGCCTCCCTGCTGACCCGCATCTGGGAGCAGGTGTCGGCCGGGCGCGGCCTCGCCGCCGTGCTCGAGGCCCTCACCGGGGCGTTCGGCACCTCACTGACCGCCATCCCCTCCTTCGCCGTCGCACTGGCCGAGTCCGGCTCCGTGCGACTGGCCGTGCGCGGTCCGCTCACCGTGACCGTCGACACCGGCACGGGCGTGGAGTCCGCCACCGGCGCCGGCGTCACGACCTGGACCGAGCGCGTCATCCTCGATGCCGTCCGCGTCGCCATCACCCCCACCGAGTCGTCGCCCGCTCCCGCCGAGTTCCCGATCCGCGACGGCGTCGTGCTGGCTGCGGCGGTCGAGTGGCTGCTCGCGACGGATGCCTCGGCGGCGGTCGCAGGCCGCGTTCCGGTCGCGGACGTCGTCTCGGACGCGGCATCCGCGGGGCCCGTCATCGTCACGGTCGTCGAACCGGAGCCGGAACCGGTGTCGGAGCCCATCCTCCAGCCGGCCGCCGAGCCCGAGCCGGAGCCCGCTCCCGAGCCCACACCCGCACCCGAGCCGGCGGTCGAGCCCGAGGCCGCTCCCGCCGCGCGCGGGCCGTGGTCGAACCTCGCCGCGGTCGCGCCGGTCACGGCTGTGCCGACCTCCGCGCCCGTCGAGGCACCCGTCGAGAGCGCGGGTGGCCTGATCGACTCGATTCCGCCGATGCTCTCCGACGACACCCTGCTGCCACCGGAGGCGACCACCGTCCCGGAGCGCGCGGTCGAGCCGGTGGCCGAGCCGGGCGGCACGACCACCGGGTACGACCACCTCTGGGGCGAGACCGTTGCACGGTCCGTCGAGGACGCCGCCGTGCGCGACGCCGACGATGACGCCGCACCGGCGGCACCCGCCGAGGAGCCCGCCGCCGGCGACCACGACGGTGCCACGATCTCCCTCGCACAGGCCCGGGCGATGCGCGCCGCCGACTCCGATTCCACCCCGCCGCTCGATTCGGCTCCACCACCTCTCGCACCGCCCCGCGCGCCCGCGCCGGGCCGCATCGTCCTCTCCACGGGGCAGGAGTTCGTGCTGGACCGCACCGTCGTGATCGGCCGGCGCCCGCGCTCGACCCGCGTGACCGGCACCGACCTGCCGCACCTCGTCGCGGTCGACAGCCCGCAGCAGGACATCTCCCGCAGCCACCTCGAACTGCGCGTCGAGGGCGACAGCATCCTCGCCACCGACCTGCACACCACCAACGGCACGATCCTGCATCGCGCCGGCGCGGAGCCCGTGCGGATCCATCCCGGCGAGCAGATCGTGGTCGTCGACGGGGATCTGCTCGACCTCGGCGACGGCATCACGGTCACGCTGCACCTCCCCGGTCACGGGAGCCCCGCATGA
- a CDS encoding PP2C family protein-serine/threonine phosphatase: MTAAHPPIEVIVGAATDRGLRRSINEDSHLASAPLFLVADGMGGHQAGEVASAAVIAEFSVLVGRPSLTIDEVQTALQRARVRVEGLPVGQGGGAGTTLTGVVIADVDGEGYWLTINLGDSRTYRLSGEVFEQISVDHSVVQELVDRGELDAVAATSDSRRNVITRAIGAGSEGEADFWLIPAEQGDRMLVCSDGLSGELDKDRIDTILRAESDPQAAATRLVHEAMLHGGRDNITALVVDAVAVRSRCETADVHDTVPAVGPSPDDIDADTRPRAPQVARGGLR, translated from the coding sequence ATGACCGCAGCGCACCCGCCGATCGAGGTGATCGTCGGCGCCGCCACCGACCGGGGGCTGCGTCGCAGCATCAACGAGGACTCGCACCTGGCCTCCGCGCCGCTGTTCCTCGTCGCTGACGGCATGGGTGGGCACCAGGCGGGCGAGGTGGCCAGTGCGGCCGTCATCGCCGAGTTCTCCGTGCTCGTCGGTCGACCGAGTCTCACGATCGATGAGGTGCAGACGGCACTGCAGCGCGCGCGGGTGCGCGTCGAAGGACTTCCGGTCGGGCAGGGCGGCGGGGCCGGCACGACTCTGACCGGTGTCGTGATCGCCGACGTGGATGGCGAGGGCTACTGGCTCACGATCAACCTCGGCGATTCGCGCACCTACCGCCTGAGCGGGGAAGTATTCGAGCAGATCAGCGTGGACCACTCCGTCGTGCAGGAGCTCGTCGACCGGGGTGAACTCGATGCGGTCGCCGCCACGAGCGACTCGCGCCGCAACGTGATCACGCGTGCCATCGGCGCGGGTAGCGAGGGCGAAGCGGACTTCTGGCTGATCCCGGCCGAACAGGGCGATCGCATGCTGGTGTGCTCCGACGGGCTGTCGGGCGAGCTCGACAAGGATCGCATCGACACGATCCTGCGCGCCGAGTCCGACCCTCAGGCGGCGGCGACGCGCCTGGTGCACGAGGCCATGCTGCACGGCGGCCGCGACAACATCACCGCGCTCGTCGTGGATGCCGTCGCGGTGCGGTCGCGCTGCGAGACCGCCGACGTGCACGACACCGTGCCAGCGGTCGGCCCGTCGCCGGACGACATCGACGCCGACACGCGACCGCGCGCGCCGCAGGTCGCACGAGGGGGACTCCGATGA